The Vespula pensylvanica isolate Volc-1 chromosome 20, ASM1446617v1, whole genome shotgun sequence DNA window ATCGTTTAGTCAGTCGGCAACCTTCATCGGGGTTGGTTTTTCTAGGACGACGCTTTGGTACACTCGTCCTTTTTCAAAACCCTTTCTACGTAAAGAATCGTTGGGTTTACATAGTTTATCGCGTCATCGGACATATTTGATTATCGtcacgtaaaaaagaaagagagagaaagagagagaaaggaaaggagagatggatatatatatattcctctaTAAAGACTTCTCACGAGCAATCCTTTAAAAACGATATTCGAATCTGGAAGGAAGTAACAATTCTTTGTTACAATTACGATTACaatttcgatatcgatttcgatttcgatttcaaaGATCTTAGTGTCGTTTTTTCCATTAAATTCTTTGCTTCTCctatttcttcatcttcattttcttctttttcttcttcttcattttccttttctcttttttcttctcttaacttatttcgtttccttttttttttcttttttcttcgctgaAATCTAGATATACGTAAGTAAAAAAAGTATGTCTCTCCGATGGAGAAATTAATGTCCTCGGAGGGTAGAAAGAATCAAGACTCGCTGTGGAAACGAACTCGAGATTTTATGTCAATACGAAGGGTAGAGAGATCGAGGTATCTCGATAATTTGAAAATCCTCGATGAATCTTCAATGGCTAAGAAATATGAAGATTCTTCCGATTCGTTGAAAATCGGTAGTCAAATCAAGAAACGAGATAATAATTCACATAATACATTACCAATTGGAAATTATACAACTACCGATAAGACAACCTTGAATTATCTAAGGGATCATAGTCCTTATCTTCCATACAATATTAACACGGTTCATCTACAAAATCCATATAAAACTCCTCAACGTCTCGAAGGATACGCTTTGCGTGACACCAATTTTAAGGTATTTTATGCATTATGCAATCAATAATACTGatttgctttttcctttttttaattttctttcataaatatttaatcttcaGATCATTCcatttaataaaagttttgataaaaattgttgaaatcgatgttaaatgtttaaaaaaaattaacggaGTAGTAGTGATCGCTTGAAAATGATTTCATACTTATTCATGTTTCGTCCTACATATTATACAAACACCATAGCTAATCAATTCATCATCAAATACTACAGAGTAGAAATATTTCctgagaaataattattattcaaagataaatttctttttttttttagggaaTGTATCGATCGAGGGAATCGACATTACGATCAAGATACAATCGGAATGGTTTAACCACAAGAGATACGATTACTTCAAAGAATTACGagcaaaacgaagaaaaacgtGACAAAAGGTAATGaacattctttcattttttaaacgtttaatcGATCCTCTTAATGCTGATTAATAATTGTCTCATTTGATTTATTCTATATCTTTGAGCCTGAAAAATGTACAAACCTGTTTAAAGACTACAGAGATCAATACCATTGTGAAACAATATTGCTTGAACAGTACTCTTCATGGTTTACGTTATGTCGGAGATTcaaaattatcgatcgtagaaaggtaaaagataaaataaaacctAATGAATAATATCTCAGAAGATGCcgattaataaaactttttcttataGAATCTTTTGGATAATTTCTTTCACCACCGCGGTATTAACCGCCACATATTATATCTGgtttttatatcaaaagtGGGTCTCGTCTCccattataatttctttaagtCCTGAACCTGTTTCTGTCAACGAATTTCCATTTCCCGCAGTTACCATTTGCAATATGAACAATGTAAAAAGAAGCGAAGCGATCCGTATAGTGAATGGGTaaattacgaatatatttatcgaatgcACCGATTCAATTTAAAAACGTTCTTATCGTATCTTATGTTTTTAGAGAAAATATGCGTGAGAAATTATTGTTGGAGGATCTTTGTAATAGCGAAAATACCTCCATTGCttttgatttaaaagaaaaagcagtGGAATGGAATGCCATGCGtcattttatgataaatgTGCGTAAattttgtgttttctttttttcatattgtaTCAtgcgttttacttttttctttttttcaatttgcaGTAACAATGCCAATCttctgatcttttttcttttttctttttctatcaacaATTGTAATACTACCTTTTTATTCAGGTATCGCAATCATGTAACGACATGTTGTATTACTGTCAATGGCGTGGCAATCAGACAGAATGTGACAAGATTTTTAATCCTACGATGACCGATGAGGGTATTTGTTGTAACTTTAATTCGGTAAATCGTAAACATTTGTTTCACGATCCGTAAGTTGCACGTCGTCATCGTACTCtgataattttcaatgaagaTAGATTGTTTACGATTtcgtactttattttttagacGAGATTGGCCTGACCTAAACATTACTTTTGCCTTCACTGGTATTGATTGGAATCCTGAAATTGGATATGATAAACAAGTTCCATCAGATGCCATACCATGGAGGCCTTATGGTGCTGGCCTTTCTTATGGCTTAACTTTAGTTCTTGATGTCGatgttaatgaatattattgttCTTCGACAGCTAGTGCAGGCTTTAAAGTAATTATACTCTTTAAAAACCTCTTAAAAACCTATAATAagttaaaagaattaaaattcttatccTAAAAACTGTTtctaaaattctaaaaatatttatagatgcTACTACACAGTCCTGTTGAAACACCAAAAATTGCAGATTTTGGGTTTGCTGTAGCTCCTGGTAAAGAGGTCAGAGTTATTGTATCACCTCGAATATCAACAGCAAGCAAATCTATAATATCCATACctcaaaagaagagaaagtgtTTTTTCACATCTGAGAGAAAGTTACGTTATTACAGGACTTACACACAAAGAAACTGTATCCTGGAATGTGAGGCAAATTTCACACAAAAGATGTGTCATTGTGTCCAATATTATATGCCAAGTAAGACTGACtcataattagaaattaatcattata harbors:
- the LOC122636164 gene encoding LOW QUALITY PROTEIN: pickpocket protein 28-like (The sequence of the model RefSeq protein was modified relative to this genomic sequence to represent the inferred CDS: deleted 1 base in 1 codon; substituted 2 bases at 2 genomic stop codons); its protein translation is MEKLMSSEGRKNQDSLWKRTRDFMSIRRVERSRYLDNLKILDESSMAKKYEDSSDSLKIGSQIKKRDNNSHNTLPIGNYTTTDKTTLNYLRDHSPYLPYNINTVHLQNPYKTPQRLEGYALRDTNFKGMYRSRESTLRSRYNRNGLTTRDTITSKNYEQNEEKRDKSLKNVQTCLKTTEINTIVKQYCLNSTLHGLRYVGDSKLSIVERXKIKXNLMIISQKMPINKTFSYRIFWIISFTTAVLTATYYIWFLYQKWVSSPIIISLSPEPVSVNEFPFPAVTICNMNNVKRSEAIRIVNGENMREKLLLEDLCNSENTSIAFDLKEKAVEWNAMRHFMINVSQSCNDMLYYCQWRGNQTECDKIFNPTMTDEGICCNFNSVNRKHLFHDPRDWPDLNITFAFTGIDWNPEIGYDKQVPSDAIPWRPYGAGLSYGLTLVLDVDVNEYYCSSTASAGFKMLLHSPVETPKIADFGFAVAPGKEVRVIVSPRISTASKSIISIPQKKRKCFFTSERKLRYYRTYTQRNCILECEANFTQKMCHCVQYYMPKSSNTTICGKKDDLCATTARRAMEIKLYDDNQLNITEIPSCNCWPGCFELSYNLEISDSKLLHNFGIQEQYVKKNQKYFTENMAVVHIFFVDSQFTKSMKNELFGFTEFLSSTGGLLGLFMGFSFLSVMEILYFITLRLWCRLTEHKNVPSRTIVQVHPLDHNQGIIYPFAQ